The DNA region CCGACCGATGACGCGGTACAGCTCGTCCACCTGTTCTTCGTGCCTGCGGGCGGTGACGACGACCTCCTTGATGAGCTGGCGGAGGTGCGGCTCGTGCATCTGACCCAGCACGTCCTCGGCGAGCTTGCGGAAGGAGGCCTGGGCGGCGCGCACCTGGCCGAACCAGCGTTCCGAGCGGTCGAGGAATTCGTTCCAGGTCGCCTCGTCGAGTTCGATGGCGAGCGGTTGTGGAAGATTCAGGGCAGTCACGGTTTCCCCTTTACAGCCGCGTCACGCGCCACAGCACGCCGGTATGGGCGTAGGCGACGACGTTACGCTTGTTCGCGGCGTTTACCCCGAAGTCGAGGACGTACATGCTGCGCCCGTCCGGGCTGAAGGCGCAGTCCACGGGCCGCTCCAGTCCTCCCTGCCCGGGGTGGGCGGAGGCGGGGCCGGGCACGCGGTTGCGCATGAAATTCTCGGCCTCCCCGGTCCCCGGGTCGATGGCGACCACGTTGAAGCCGTTGTTCTGGTGCTCGTCGCGCAGGGAGTTCAGGGGCCAGTAGGTGCCGAACTGGCAGAGGAAGAGCTTTCCGCGCCGACCGAACCCGTCGTACCCGCAATACTCGATCTTGCCGTTGCCGGTGTGCGGGTCGTTGAGGTACACGGCGGGCCCGGCCCACGGCGACGGGTTCTCGATCAGGGGCTGGGCGACGGGGCCGCGCCGGGGATGGTGCTTCTCGTGCCACACGGGCAGACCGTCCCCCGCGATCTCGGGGAAGCCGAACCACTCGGGCGTCTCCACCGTGCCGTGAGGCTTTCTCGCGTTCTTCACCCGCCAGACTTTGCTGGGGTCCTGCCCGACGGGGCGGGGGTCCTTTTCCTCCATGCACAGGTCGGCCACGTACAGGTCGCCCTCCTCGTCGAAGGTCAGGCCCCAGGGGTTGCGAATGCCCCAGGCGAGAAGTTCGACCTCGCTGCCGTCGGGCTTCGCGCGCCACACCGCCGAGTTGCACCAGAGTTCTCCCTTGACGACCTCGCCCTTCTCCGCCCGGCTGCCGTAGGGCTTGAAGGGCCCGGTCTCGGTGAGGAAGGGGTACGGCGCGGTGGGGTCGCGGCTCCAGTCGTTCGCGCCCGTGAGGATCACGTCCTGCCCGGGGATGTCGTGCGCCCGGGGGTGCTTGGCGATATCCACGGTGAAGTCCGCCGGGCCGTTGACCCCCTGGAGCGTCACCGAGCCCTGTCCGAAGTACATCAGCCCGTCGGGGCCGAAGATGGGTCCGGCGGGCTCGTGCCAGCCACCGTTGGGCATCGTCTCCAGGATCAGGGTACGTTCGCGCGTCTGGAGGTCGTACCGCACCAGGCGCGAGAAATAGCCCCCCTTGGCGCTCGCGTAGAGCATCCCGTCCCGCACGGACATGCCACGCACGCCCGCGAGGTCCTCGGTGGCGAACACGTCCAACTCCCCCTCCGGGCTGAGGGTCAGGAGGCGCGGGGGCAGGGTGGGGCGGGTGGGCCAGGTGCTGCCGCCTTCCGCGATGAAGAGAGTGCCGTCCGGGCCGAAGGTGAGGGTGGTGGGCATGGAAAGGCCGACGAGCACGGCCTCGACCCTGTACCCCTCGGGCACGAGGATGTCGTCGGCATTCACGATGGGCCGCGCGGTGGTCGGCAGGCGGCGCAGGCGCTCGGGGGACGAGGGGGTCACGCTGAAGACGGAACTGGCGAGCGTCATGGCGTCTCCTGAAGGGCTCGGTCTGGGGCCGGGATTCACGGGCGGGACGTGCCGGGGCTGAGTTGTCAGGTCATTCAGAGGATCGTAAACAGGCGCGAGGCGAGGGTGTACCTCATCGACGTTTAACGTTCCGGAAGAGAGCGACGCTCGCCACAATGTCGGGGAGCGTCTGTGGGGCGGCCCTTCCCCTGCTACCCTGCCCCCCGTGACCCCGCCGCTGCGCTTCACCGTGCTCTCGACCAGCCTCGACCCCGTCAGCCGCAGCCGCTGGATGGCCGGGCTGGCGGCGGCGCAGCTCCGCGAGGCGGGGCACACGGTCACCCTCCTCGACCTGCGGGACACGCCGCTGCCCCTCTTCGACAACGACACCTGCTACGCCCACCCAAACGCCGAGCTGTACCACCGGGCCATTGGGGAGGCGGACGGCGTGTTTCTCGACGTGCCCGTGTACAACTGGGGGCTGGGGGCGGGCGTGAAGAATCTGGTCGAACTCACCGGCAGCACCGACCCCGAGCGCGGATTGAACGGCGCGTGGTTCGACCGGGTGGTGACTTTCCTCGTGTCGGGCGGGCTGGGTCACGGCTACCTCAGCCACGGGGCCTTCGCCTTCGGGTTGATGACGGACTTCCGGTGCGTGATCAACCCGCACTTTGCCTACGCCACCTCCGCCGAGTGGGCGGCGGACGGGGTGCCGGGCGAGTGGCTGGCCGAACGGCTCACGCGCACGGTCGAGCGCGGGGTGGACCTCGCCGCCCGGCTGAAGGACCGCCCCTACCGCTCGGTGTGGGAGGTCTGAGGGTGACCCTGCCCGTTTCCCGCGCCCCCCTTCTCCCACCCACCGAGAAGCCGCGCGTCGTCGTCGAGCACCCCGACTTCTACGTGATCCACAAGCCCGCGCTGTGGCTGACTCATCCGGTACGCGCCCGGGTGGACGTGCCCGACGTGCTGACCTTCATGCGGGCGGAGACGGGCGAATCCAACCTCGCGCCCCCTCACCGCCTCGACCGGGAGACGAGCGGAGCGCAACTCCTCAGCCGCGACCAGGACGCCGCCCGGCGCTTTTTCACCCTCTTCAAGGAGCATGTCGTCGGCAAGACCTACCTCGCCGTCGTCCACGGGGAGCCGGGATGGGAACGGCGCACGCTGGACGCGCCGCTGGGCGACCTGGGGTTAGGTGGGGCGAACCGGGTGGCGATCCGGCAGGCGGTCGTGCCGAACGGGCGGCCCGCCGTCACCGACTTCCGGGTGGTGGGGCGGCGGGCGGGCTTCACGCTGGTCGAGGCTTACCCGCGCTCGGGGCGGCTGCACCAGATTCGGGCCCACCTCGCTCACCTGGGGCTGCCGATGGTGGGGGACAAGATTTACGGGCGCGACCCGCAGGCCTTCCTCGACTTCATGGAGACGGGGCAGACGCTGGAACTGACAGCGCGGCTGCTGCTGCCCCGGCAGGCCCTGCACGCCGCGAGAATAGCCTTTCCCTGGGCCGGGACCCAGTTCGTCGCGGAGGTCCCACTGGCAGCCGACCTGCAAACCTTCTGGGACGGGTTGCCGCAGCGGGCCTGATCGACCAGGCACAGGAAGGGGGAGCAGAAGCACACAGCGTTCTGTCCCTCCCCCTGAGGGTCAGACCACCACGCGCTTGAAGGAGCCGTCGTCGTGCTGACCGGGCAACTGGCCGTACATCAGTTCCTGCTCCACCACACGGGCCACGTCCTCGCCGAGTTGCACGGCGTCGCGCTCCTCGCTCTCCAGGGGCTCGGCGACCACGTCGAAGCCGCGCACGGCGTTCACGTCCTGGTGGCGCACCTCCACGCGCAGGGTCTGGCCCTCGACCCGGGGCTCGATGCTCAGGCCGTCGGGGTGGTCGTAGTGGAAGGAGGCGCGGAAGGCGAGGAGGGCATCTTCGAGGTTCATGGGAGGCAGTGTGCCGCGCGCTTCCGCCGCCGAACTGCTGTGCGCCCCACACCTCCCCGGATACCTAAAAAGGCCATGAAGACGCGCCTATACTCGCTCCAGATGACGACCCCCTCCCCCGCGTCCCCGCGCGTCAGCCCGTGGGTGCTGTCCGCCTTCTGGTTCGGCACCGCCTTCCACTGGCTGCTGCTGCTGCTGATCCTGCTGCCCGCCAACGTGGTCCGCTTCGTGGGCGAGGGGCAGAAGGGAACCTACCTCGGCGTGCTGCTCCTCGTCGGCGCCCTGATCGCCCTCGTGTTGCCGCCGCTCGTCGGGGCTCACAGCGACCGCACGGGTCGGCGGGTGCCCTACATCCGCCTGGGCGTGGGGGTCAACCTCGCGGGCCTGGCGGTGATGGCCTTCGCGGCGACCTCGCTGACGGGAGTGGGAGGCTTCTGGGTGTACGTGCTGGGCTTCCTGCTCGTGCAGTTCGGGAACAACTACGCGACGGCGCCCTACAGCGCCCTGATCCCTCAACTCGTGCCCCCGGAGGAGCGCGGACGCTACAGCGGCGTGATGGCGCTGCTCCAGGCGGTCGGGCAACTGCTGGGGGCGGTGGCTGCGTTCGTGATCGGCCTCCTCAAGTTGCCGGTCCTCGTCTCCTTCGCGCTCATCGCCGCCGTGCTGCTGATCCCGGCGCTGATCACCCTGCGGGGGGTGCCGGAGTCGGCGGGGCCCGTCGTCCAAACGGCGAAGGGCCCGACCCTCTCCTGGCGGGAACTCTTCGCGCACCAGCCCTTCTTCTGGGTGTTCGTGACGCGGGTGCTGTTCGCGCTGGGGCAGTATTCCGTGCAGCCCTTCTTGCAGTACTACAACGCGGACGTGCTGGGGCAGCGCGACGCTCAGACGAGCACCAGCGTCATGCTCGTGTGCATCATCGTGGGGAGCATCGCCTCGGCCCTCGTGGGCGGGCGGGTGAGTGACCGCGTCGGGCGCAAGCCGGTGATCTACGTGGCGGGCGGGGTGATGGCCGCCGCCGCATTGGCGCTGCTCGTCGCGCCCTCCTACCCGGTCGCGCTCGCCCTCGCGGTGGGGTTCGGGGTGGGCTTCGGGGCCTTCACGAGCGTGGACT from Deinococcus aetherius includes:
- a CDS encoding PQQ-dependent sugar dehydrogenase produces the protein MTLASSVFSVTPSSPERLRRLPTTARPIVNADDILVPEGYRVEAVLVGLSMPTTLTFGPDGTLFIAEGGSTWPTRPTLPPRLLTLSPEGELDVFATEDLAGVRGMSVRDGMLYASAKGGYFSRLVRYDLQTRERTLILETMPNGGWHEPAGPIFGPDGLMYFGQGSVTLQGVNGPADFTVDIAKHPRAHDIPGQDVILTGANDWSRDPTAPYPFLTETGPFKPYGSRAEKGEVVKGELWCNSAVWRAKPDGSEVELLAWGIRNPWGLTFDEEGDLYVADLCMEEKDPRPVGQDPSKVWRVKNARKPHGTVETPEWFGFPEIAGDGLPVWHEKHHPRRGPVAQPLIENPSPWAGPAVYLNDPHTGNGKIEYCGYDGFGRRGKLFLCQFGTYWPLNSLRDEHQNNGFNVVAIDPGTGEAENFMRNRVPGPASAHPGQGGLERPVDCAFSPDGRSMYVLDFGVNAANKRNVVAYAHTGVLWRVTRL
- a CDS encoding NADPH-dependent FMN reductase codes for the protein MTPPLRFTVLSTSLDPVSRSRWMAGLAAAQLREAGHTVTLLDLRDTPLPLFDNDTCYAHPNAELYHRAIGEADGVFLDVPVYNWGLGAGVKNLVELTGSTDPERGLNGAWFDRVVTFLVSGGLGHGYLSHGAFAFGLMTDFRCVINPHFAYATSAEWAADGVPGEWLAERLTRTVERGVDLAARLKDRPYRSVWEV
- a CDS encoding RluA family pseudouridine synthase translates to MTLPVSRAPLLPPTEKPRVVVEHPDFYVIHKPALWLTHPVRARVDVPDVLTFMRAETGESNLAPPHRLDRETSGAQLLSRDQDAARRFFTLFKEHVVGKTYLAVVHGEPGWERRTLDAPLGDLGLGGANRVAIRQAVVPNGRPAVTDFRVVGRRAGFTLVEAYPRSGRLHQIRAHLAHLGLPMVGDKIYGRDPQAFLDFMETGQTLELTARLLLPRQALHAARIAFPWAGTQFVAEVPLAADLQTFWDGLPQRA
- a CDS encoding MFS transporter — protein: MTTPSPASPRVSPWVLSAFWFGTAFHWLLLLLILLPANVVRFVGEGQKGTYLGVLLLVGALIALVLPPLVGAHSDRTGRRVPYIRLGVGVNLAGLAVMAFAATSLTGVGGFWVYVLGFLLVQFGNNYATAPYSALIPQLVPPEERGRYSGVMALLQAVGQLLGAVAAFVIGLLKLPVLVSFALIAAVLLIPALITLRGVPESAGPVVQTAKGPTLSWRELFAHQPFFWVFVTRVLFALGQYSVQPFLQYYNADVLGQRDAQTSTSVMLVCIIVGSIASALVGGRVSDRVGRKPVIYVAGGVMAAAALALLVAPSYPVALALAVGFGVGFGAFTSVDWALGSDAMPSASSYARDMGIWHVAFVAPQMTSAPQGALLDWGNAHGGNLGYTLVFGIAALFFLAGVVLVRNVPDAAHRRAAA